In a genomic window of Zingiber officinale cultivar Zhangliang chromosome 9B, Zo_v1.1, whole genome shotgun sequence:
- the LOC122024521 gene encoding protein NRT1/ PTR FAMILY 5.2-like: protein MAEETGGGNVIDQPYAKDGSMDLKGNPVLRSKTGGWTACSFVVVYEVFERMAYYGISANLVIYLTKRLHQGTVEAANNVTNWQGTVFLTPVIGAYVADAFLGRFWTFLIASAVYLSGMCLLTLAVSVSPLKPAYCKENCESATTLQLAVFFGGLYIIALGNGGTKPNISTIGADQFDEFDPKERMHKLSFFNWWMFSIFLGTLFAQTFLVYIQDNVGWTVGYAIPALGLMTSILIFLVGTPYYRHKAPQGSSFTRITKVIVASIRKWKLSLPNDPKELHEFDLEVYAKKGKFRIDSTNSLRYLNKAALKDGRSTPWTLCPVTQVEEAKQILRLLPILVAMFIPCTMIAQINTLFVKQGTTMNRHVGPYFQIPPASLGAFVTISMLVCVVLYDRFFVKVMRLWTKDPRGITMLKRMGVGLVLQIITMSIASLVERRRLSIARSHGLDKTVGEVPVTIFLLLPQFVLMGLADAFLVVGKIEFFYDQAPESMKSLGTSYSLTATGIGNFLSSSLLRLVASITSSRGRGWILNNLNVSHLDYYYAFLTLLSVLNFIYFLFVSKVYSYKSELRESMDMKAEKEASVGDQKVAMAEM from the exons ATGGCAGAGGAGACTGGAGGCGGGAATGTTATTGATCAGCCGTACGCTAAGGATGGGTCAATGGATCTGAAGGGCAACCCTGTGCTGAGATCCAAAACAGGAGGATGGACTGCCTGTTCCTTTGTCGTAG TGTATGAGGTCTTTGAGAGGATGGCGTATTATGGGATATCGGCCAACCTGGTGATATATTTGACGAAAAGGCTGCATCAGGGCACGGTGGAGGCCGCCAACAACGTCACCAACTGGCAGGGCACCGTGTTCTTGACGCCGGTGATCGGGGCCTACGTCGCTGACGCTTTTCTCGGAAGATTTTGGACCTTCCTCATCGCCAGCGCCGTCTATCTATCG GGCATGTGTTTGTTGACGCTAGCAGTGTCCGTCTCACCACTGAAACCCGCATACTGCAAAGAAAACTGTGAGTCAGCTACAACACTGCAGTTGGCTGTGTTTTTCGGGGGCCTCTACATAATTGCTCTGGGAAACGGTGGAACAAAACCTAACATCTCCACCATCGGAGCCGACCAGTTCGATGAGTTCGACCCCAAGGAGAGGATGCATAAGCTCTCCTTCTTCAACTGGTGGATGTTCAGCATCTTTCTAGGCACATTGTTTGCCCAGACATTTCTGGTCTACATACAGGACAACGTGGGGTGGACAGTGGGGTACGCAATTCCAGCGCTCGGTCTCATGACCTCCATTCTCATCTTTTTGGTTGGCACGCCTTATTACAGGCACAAGGCGCCCCAGGGAAGCTCATTCACCAGGATAACAAAGGTCATAGTGGCTTCCATCAGAAAATGGAAGCTTTCTCTTCCTAATGACCCAAAGGAGCTTCATGAGTTTGATCTAGAAGTGTATGCAAAGAAGGGAAAGTTCAGGATCGACTCCACCAATTCATTAAGGTACCTCAACAAAGCTGCTTTAAAAGACGGCCGGAGTACTCCATGGACGCTTTGTCCTGTGACGCAAGTGGAAGAAGCTAAACAGATTCTGCGACTGCTGCCCATCTTGGTCGCCATGTTCATCCCCTGCACCATGATCGCTCAGATCAACACCCTCTTCGTCAAGCAAGGAACCACAATGAATCGTCACGTCGGACCATACTTCCAGATCCCCCCGGCAAGTCTGGGAGCATTCGTGACCATTTCCATGCTAGTGTGTGTTGTTCTTTACGACCGTTTCTTCGTCAAGGTGATGAGGCTGTGGACGAAAGATCCAAGAGGGATCACGATGCTTAAGAGGATGGGAGTTGGACTAGTACTTCAGATCATTACAATGTCGATTGCGTCACTGGTGGAGAGAAGGAGGCTGAGCATTGCAAGAAGCCACGGACTCGATAAAACAGTTGGGGAAGTACCGGTTACAATCTTTTTGTTACTCCCTCAGTTTGTGCTCATGGGATTAGCCGATGCCTTTTTGGTGGTTGGGAAGATAGAGTTCTTCTATGACCAAGCTCCGGAAAGCATGAAGAGCCTGGGAACTTCCTACTCCTTGACGGCCACTGGAATTGGCAACTTCCTCAGTAGCTCTCTCCTGAGACTTGTTGCTAGCATAACGAGTAGCAGAGGAAGAGGATGGATCTTAAATAATCTGAATGTCTCGCATCTGGACTACTACTACGCGTTCCTCACGCTTCTCAGCGTCCTCAACTTCATCTACTTCTTATTTGTGTCTAAAGTCTACTCCTACAAGTCAGAACTACGTGAGTCGATGGATATGAAAGCGGAAAAAGAAGCTTCAGTGGGTGACCAAAAAGTGGCAATGGCTGAAATGTAG
- the LOC122024522 gene encoding cyclin-dependent kinase inhibitor 4-like has product MGRYMRKARRSGDVAVVEFASYQPSIGVRTRARALAAAADSTAAATHDSPLAYLELRSRRLEKTLPPPHAFKPKDTPPKESSTIKANPRISPPNAGTPNSGREGSFRSRNSEKGCSSVAEVLCAESNIEPESRERETTPCSLIRNLKTIGTPGSSTRSTFSIASKKGMQNPVKQYIPSNQETEEFFVRLEKLQQQIFIDKYNFDPVNDCPLPGRYEWIKPDS; this is encoded by the exons ATGGGCAGGTACATGAGGAAAGCCAGGCGCAGCGGCGACGTCGCGGTCGTGGAGTTTGCCTCCTACCAGCCCTCCATCGGCGTCCGCACCCGCGCCCGGGCCCTCGCAGCCGCCGCCGACTCTACTGCCGCTGCTACGCACGACTCACCCCTTGCTTATCTCGAACTACGAAGTCGCCGTCTAGAGAAGACCCTGCCCCCTCCGCACGCATTCAAGCCCAAGGACACTCCCCCCAAGGAGTCCTCAACAAtaaaggctaaccctaggattagtCCGCCGAACGCCGGCACGCCGAACTCGGGGAGGGAGGGGTCCTTTAGGTCCAGGAATTCAGAAAAGGGGTGCTCGTCAGTTGCGGAGGTGTTGTGCGCCGAGAGCAATATCGAGCCTGAATCGAGAGAAAG AGAGACAACACCATGCAGTTTGATAAGGAATTTGAAGACAATTGGGACACCCGGTTCTTCAACAAGATCCACCTTTTCGATTGCCAGTAAGAAGGGTATGCAAAATCCTGTCAAGCAATACATCCCTTCTAATCAGGAGACAGAAGAGTTTTTTGTTAGGCTAGAGAAACTTCAGCAACAAATATTCATTGACAA GTACAACTTTGATCCCGTGAATGACTGCCCACTCCCAGGACGGTATGAATGGATAAAACCTGACTCCTAG